A window of the Deinococcus gobiensis I-0 genome harbors these coding sequences:
- a CDS encoding GntR family transcriptional regulator, protein MALFERPTLVRDEVYEHLRRAVLDGELVPGERLGEAELCERLGVSRTPIREALMRLTQDGLLVAEANKGVRVRRVSAAEAQGAYVVREELDGLGAALAATAHTPADAEALRGALAALGAATPGDYREQTRLDLAFHRAITQASHNAALADLARDLEQRVALIKHQTRTYNAHPGTGAQHAALLDAILARDALSAREAARAHVRTFAALVLRDLGEHHD, encoded by the coding sequence ATGGCCCTGTTCGAACGTCCGACGCTGGTGCGCGATGAGGTGTACGAGCACCTGCGCCGCGCCGTGCTGGACGGCGAACTGGTGCCCGGTGAGCGTCTGGGCGAGGCCGAACTGTGCGAGCGGCTGGGGGTGTCGCGCACGCCCATCCGCGAGGCCTTGATGCGCCTGACGCAAGACGGCCTGCTCGTGGCCGAGGCCAACAAGGGGGTACGGGTGCGCCGCGTGAGCGCCGCCGAAGCGCAGGGGGCCTACGTGGTCCGCGAGGAACTCGACGGGCTGGGGGCCGCCCTGGCCGCCACCGCGCATACCCCTGCCGACGCCGAGGCGCTGCGCGGGGCGCTCGCGGCGCTCGGGGCGGCGACTCCCGGCGACTACCGCGAGCAGACCCGGCTGGACCTGGCCTTTCACCGCGCTATTACCCAGGCGTCGCACAACGCGGCGCTGGCCGACCTCGCGCGCGACCTCGAGCAGCGCGTGGCCCTCATCAAGCACCAGACCCGCACCTACAACGCCCATCCCGGCACCGGCGCGCAGCACGCCGCCCTGCTGGACGCCATTCTCGCCCGTGACGCGCTGTCGGCCCGTGAGGCGGCCCGCGCGCACGTCCGGACCTTCGCCGCCCTCGTGCTGCGCGACCTTGGAGAACACCATGATTGA
- a CDS encoding PadR family transcriptional regulator — protein sequence MPRLPNTSPPTRAVLATLLATRPQPTYGYDLSRATGLKSGTLYPILQRLHEQGFLKAEWESAPPGGRPPRHLYTLTDEGVRLAQERLNSSPLTGLKGALP from the coding sequence ATGCCCCGACTTCCGAACACCAGTCCGCCGACCCGCGCCGTGCTGGCGACGCTGCTGGCAACCCGGCCCCAGCCCACCTACGGTTATGACCTGAGCCGCGCGACTGGCCTGAAGAGCGGCACGCTCTACCCGATCCTGCAACGGCTCCACGAGCAGGGTTTCTTGAAGGCCGAGTGGGAGAGTGCGCCTCCCGGTGGCCGTCCCCCCCGTCACCTCTATACCCTGACCGACGAAGGAGTGCGACTGGCGCAGGAACGCCTGAATTCCAGCCCCCTGACCGGCCTGAAAGGAGCGCTGCCATGA
- the recO gene encoding DNA repair protein RecO: MRSRTANRSGVVIRRRVLPAGDIIVTLLTPQGKLKAIARGGVRGPLSSRLNLFHHVGVQVYQTPQSDLATVKQAVLEGALPRLAEPERYAFAHLMAEFADALFQEGEFSEQAFDLFAGALRGVAFQPDPEWVALVMSYKLLGLAGIVPQTARCARCGEDHPAHPDPLGGQLLCGTCAALPPYPPEALDFLRQAVRRSVRVSMDRPVPPDQRPALWRALERFVTVQVGGVQSWRQLVPAEGVAASA, translated from the coding sequence ATGAGGTCGCGCACCGCCAACCGGAGCGGCGTGGTCATCCGCCGCCGGGTGCTGCCGGCCGGGGACATCATCGTCACGCTGCTGACCCCTCAGGGCAAGCTCAAGGCCATCGCGCGCGGCGGGGTCCGCGGGCCGCTCTCCAGCCGCCTGAATCTCTTTCACCATGTGGGCGTGCAGGTCTACCAGACGCCGCAGTCGGACCTCGCCACCGTCAAGCAGGCGGTACTCGAAGGTGCCCTGCCCCGCCTGGCCGAGCCCGAGCGCTACGCCTTCGCACACCTGATGGCCGAGTTCGCCGACGCGCTCTTTCAGGAGGGCGAGTTCAGCGAGCAGGCCTTCGACCTCTTCGCGGGGGCGCTGCGCGGCGTGGCCTTCCAGCCGGACCCCGAATGGGTCGCGCTGGTCATGAGCTACAAACTGCTGGGGCTGGCGGGCATCGTCCCGCAGACCGCGCGCTGCGCCCGCTGCGGCGAGGATCACCCCGCACACCCGGACCCGCTGGGCGGGCAACTGCTGTGCGGCACCTGCGCGGCGCTGCCCCCCTATCCCCCCGAGGCCCTGGATTTCCTGCGCCAGGCGGTGCGCCGCAGCGTGCGCGTCAGCATGGACCGGCCCGTACCCCCCGACCAGCGGCCCGCACTGTGGCGGGCGCTCGAACGGTTCGTGACGGTGCAGGTGGGCGGCGTGCAGAGCTGGCGGCAGCTCGTACCGGCCGAGGGCGTCGCCGCGTCGGCCTAA
- a CDS encoding MgtC/SapB family protein, translating to MDSLLPELRLLPGVLAAYVLSGLIGWERERHRHSAGLRTHILVGVSAALFVLLGEAIVDRFGAGVPQVRFDLIGILGAVVSGVSFLGAGAIFSSGRGGQARGLTTAASLLATAAVGVACGLHLYLLASCATLLFLFTLWPLGRLAPHLTGRRSPDEVGEEKGGRD from the coding sequence ATGGACAGCCTGTTGCCCGAACTCCGGCTTCTGCCGGGGGTCCTCGCCGCCTATGTGCTGAGCGGCCTGATCGGCTGGGAGCGTGAACGCCACCGCCACAGCGCCGGGCTGCGCACCCACATTCTGGTGGGGGTCAGTGCGGCGCTGTTCGTGCTGCTGGGCGAGGCCATCGTGGATCGTTTCGGCGCGGGAGTGCCGCAGGTGCGCTTCGATCTCATCGGCATTCTGGGGGCGGTGGTCAGCGGCGTGAGTTTCCTGGGGGCAGGCGCGATCTTCTCCTCGGGGCGCGGGGGGCAGGCGCGCGGGCTGACCACCGCCGCGAGCCTGCTCGCGACGGCGGCGGTGGGGGTCGCCTGCGGGCTGCACCTGTACCTGCTGGCGAGCTGCGCCACGCTGCTGTTCCTGTTCACCCTGTGGCCGCTGGGCCGCCTCGCGCCGCACCTGACGGGCCGCCGCAGCCCCGACGAGGTGGGCGAGGAGAAGGGCGGCCGGGACTAG
- a CDS encoding L-serine ammonia-lyase, iron-sulfur-dependent, subunit beta, with translation MNAPAPASAWVLERDCAETGLDPADIRAEMLRRIGEMRASIARGLASRAPSITGMVGWNAQGLWEAPDVLNAPLIRRVQAYAMAVNEENARMGRIVAAPTAGSAGTIPGALIGVADHLGLGDERLVDPMILAAGVGKAISKRMFISGAAGGCQAEIGSSAAMAAAAVVELLGGTPRAAVQAASMALMNTIGLVCDPVGGYVEVPCVSRNAFYAVHAVSAAQLALAQLESFIPPDEVLGAMASVGRMMPAALRETAEGGLAQTPTGLAVTARMEGREPEGPSGMVELPMA, from the coding sequence ATGAACGCCCCCGCCCCTGCCTCGGCCTGGGTGCTGGAGCGCGACTGCGCCGAGACGGGCCTGGACCCGGCGGACATCCGCGCCGAGATGCTGCGCCGCATCGGCGAGATGCGCGCGAGCATCGCGCGGGGGCTGGCGAGCCGCGCCCCGAGCATCACGGGCATGGTCGGCTGGAACGCCCAGGGCCTGTGGGAGGCGCCCGACGTGCTGAACGCCCCCCTGATCCGGCGGGTACAGGCCTACGCGATGGCCGTGAACGAGGAGAACGCCCGCATGGGCCGCATCGTCGCCGCGCCGACCGCCGGCAGCGCGGGCACGATTCCGGGCGCGCTGATCGGGGTGGCCGACCACCTGGGCCTCGGGGACGAGCGGCTGGTAGACCCCATGATCCTGGCGGCGGGCGTGGGCAAGGCCATCAGCAAGCGCATGTTCATCTCGGGCGCGGCGGGGGGCTGCCAGGCCGAGATCGGGTCGAGCGCCGCGATGGCCGCCGCCGCCGTGGTCGAGCTGCTGGGCGGCACCCCGCGCGCCGCCGTGCAGGCCGCGAGCATGGCCCTGATGAACACCATCGGGCTGGTGTGCGACCCGGTGGGCGGGTATGTGGAAGTGCCCTGCGTGAGCCGCAACGCCTTTTACGCCGTGCACGCGGTGAGTGCGGCGCAGCTCGCCCTGGCGCAGCTGGAGAGCTTCATTCCGCCCGACGAGGTGCTGGGCGCGATGGCCTCGGTGGGCCGCATGATGCCCGCCGCGCTGCGCGAAACCGCCGAGGGTGGGCTGGCCCAGACCCCGACCGGGCTGGCCGTGACCGCCCGCATGGAGGGCCGCGAGCCGGAAGGCCCCAGCGGAATGGTCGAGCTGCCGATGGCGTGA
- the sdaAB gene encoding L-serine ammonia-lyase, iron-sulfur-dependent subunit beta, translated as MSLLDMIGPVMIGPSSSHTAGACRLGLVAHWLLGEAPKAATIGLHASFAKTGRGHGTHLALVAGLLGYSPDDPRLPRAFAEAERAGLNVEFRDVDLGDVHPNTAHIELRGETQKVTVQGSSTGGGVILVTQVQGLGVNFSAASPTVLLRYQDAVGMIARVASTVAADGVNIAALTCTRENRGGQALLAIELDAPLSPEALAFFTAWKDTNWVRLLPKLMDG; from the coding sequence ATGTCCCTTCTCGACATGATCGGTCCCGTGATGATCGGCCCGAGCAGCAGCCACACGGCGGGCGCGTGCCGGCTCGGGCTGGTCGCACACTGGCTGCTGGGCGAAGCCCCGAAGGCCGCCACCATCGGCCTACACGCTTCCTTCGCCAAGACGGGTCGGGGGCACGGCACCCATCTCGCGCTGGTGGCGGGGCTGCTGGGCTACTCGCCCGACGACCCCCGGCTGCCCCGGGCTTTCGCCGAAGCCGAGCGTGCCGGGCTGAACGTCGAGTTCCGCGACGTGGACCTAGGCGACGTGCATCCCAACACCGCGCACATCGAGTTGCGCGGCGAGACGCAGAAGGTCACGGTGCAGGGCAGCAGCACGGGCGGCGGCGTGATCCTGGTGACGCAGGTGCAGGGCCTGGGCGTGAACTTCAGCGCGGCCAGCCCCACCGTCTTGCTGCGCTACCAGGACGCGGTCGGCATGATCGCCCGCGTCGCCAGCACGGTCGCGGCCGACGGCGTGAATATCGCCGCCCTGACCTGCACCCGCGAGAACCGGGGCGGTCAGGCCCTGCTCGCCATCGAACTCGACGCGCCCCTCTCACCCGAGGCGCTGGCCTTCTTCACCGCCTGGAAGGACACCAACTGGGTCCGGCTGCTGCCCAAGCTGATGGACGGCTAG
- a CDS encoding lycopene cyclase family protein has protein sequence MSAPAPTTDALVVGGGPAGLALAAELARRNLSVRVVAPHAPRPFPATYGAWQADLPAWAQACAAQVWSDVRVYTGRDPAAAPTPLLRPYALLDNAELLGQLCRRAGSGLTWTRGRVTGAARRGETWAVTGADGETWRARLVVDASGHGGLLRPTRFPGGAAFQTAYGVVARFRRPPAAPGSMVWMDYRTPAPTRGEATFLYAMHLGGDRYFVEETSLIARPGLTRAALAARLHARLEAQGTPPGEIESEEWVSFPMNAAAPDPGGVLAFGSAAGGVHPVSGFQVSGALREAPGVAAAVAGALARGEDAAAAGWAALWPGERRAAREVQLLGVRALLTLPPAALPEFFRSFFALPPAQWQAFLDPHTGAGALARTMLRLFAAAPGSVRLPLARAALGEPGASGRALRAAARPVSPEPAAPAPASLKVASPSSHPAGVAGREPGS, from the coding sequence ATGAGCGCCCCCGCCCCCACGACAGACGCCCTGGTGGTCGGCGGCGGCCCCGCCGGGCTGGCCCTGGCCGCCGAGCTGGCCCGCCGGAACCTGAGCGTGCGCGTGGTGGCCCCCCACGCCCCCCGGCCCTTCCCGGCGACCTACGGCGCGTGGCAGGCCGACCTGCCCGCCTGGGCCCAGGCCTGCGCCGCCCAGGTCTGGAGCGACGTGCGCGTGTACACCGGGCGTGACCCCGCTGCGGCCCCCACCCCCCTGCTGCGGCCCTACGCCCTGCTGGACAACGCCGAGCTGCTGGGCCAGCTGTGCCGGCGGGCCGGGTCCGGCCTGACCTGGACACGCGGCCGGGTCACGGGCGCGGCGCGGCGCGGCGAAACCTGGGCCGTCACCGGGGCGGACGGCGAAACCTGGCGGGCGCGGCTGGTCGTGGATGCCAGCGGACACGGCGGGCTGCTGCGCCCCACCCGCTTTCCCGGCGGCGCGGCCTTCCAGACGGCCTACGGCGTCGTGGCCCGCTTCCGGCGGCCTCCCGCAGCGCCCGGCAGCATGGTCTGGATGGACTACCGCACGCCCGCGCCCACGCGCGGCGAGGCCACCTTCCTGTACGCCATGCACCTCGGAGGCGACCGGTACTTCGTCGAGGAAACCAGCCTGATCGCCCGGCCCGGCCTGACCCGCGCCGCGCTGGCGGCCCGCCTGCATGCCCGCCTGGAGGCCCAGGGCACGCCGCCCGGCGAGATCGAGAGCGAGGAATGGGTGAGTTTTCCCATGAACGCCGCTGCGCCGGACCCCGGCGGGGTGCTGGCCTTCGGGTCGGCGGCGGGCGGGGTCCACCCGGTCAGCGGCTTTCAGGTGTCGGGGGCGCTGCGCGAGGCCCCTGGGGTGGCCGCCGCCGTGGCCGGGGCGCTGGCGCGGGGCGAGGACGCGGCGGCGGCCGGCTGGGCGGCGCTTTGGCCCGGCGAGCGGCGGGCCGCGCGCGAGGTACAACTGCTCGGCGTGCGCGCCCTGCTGACCCTGCCGCCCGCCGCCCTGCCCGAATTCTTCCGGTCCTTTTTCGCGCTGCCGCCCGCACAGTGGCAGGCCTTTCTGGACCCGCACACCGGCGCGGGGGCGCTGGCCCGCACCATGCTGCGCCTGTTCGCCGCGGCGCCGGGCAGCGTACGGCTGCCGCTGGCCCGCGCCGCCCTGGGCGAGCCGGGGGCCAGCGGCCGGGCGCTGCGGGCCGCGGCCCGGCCTGTGTCGCCCGAACCCGCAGCGCCCGCACCCGCGTCCCTAAAGGTCGCCTCGCCGTCCTCCCATCCTGCCGGGGTGGCCGGGCGCGAACCTGGGTCATGA
- a CDS encoding proline dehydrogenase family protein codes for MIDQLYRKAILTVAERDSVEKLLRARAWPVAQRFVAGEDIPSAVQAMKDLQADGISSNMDLLGEFIESAADCTRFADNVLGVVEAMQGAGITPYVSIKLSSVGQGKDEDGEDLGLKNARRIISKAKEYGGFVCLDMEDHPRVDQTLAQLRTLIGEFGRAHVGSVLQSYLYRSLKDREGLDDIKPNLRFVKGAYLEPETVAYPDKADVDANYRRLVYQHLKSGAYTNVATHDERLIEDVKRFVLAHGIGKDQFEFQLLYGIRRDLQKQLVKDGYRVRVYLPYGRDWYPYFSRRIAERPSNALFVLQGMLKG; via the coding sequence ATGATTGACCAGCTCTACCGCAAGGCCATCCTGACCGTCGCCGAGCGCGACAGCGTGGAAAAGTTGCTCCGCGCCCGCGCGTGGCCTGTCGCCCAGCGCTTCGTGGCCGGCGAGGACATCCCCAGCGCCGTGCAGGCCATGAAAGACCTTCAGGCCGACGGCATCTCGTCGAACATGGACCTGCTGGGCGAGTTCATCGAGTCGGCCGCCGACTGCACGCGCTTCGCCGACAACGTGCTGGGCGTGGTCGAGGCCATGCAGGGCGCGGGCATCACGCCCTACGTGAGCATCAAGCTCAGCAGCGTGGGCCAGGGCAAGGACGAGGACGGCGAGGACCTGGGCCTCAAGAACGCCCGCCGGATCATCTCGAAGGCCAAGGAATACGGCGGCTTCGTGTGCCTGGACATGGAAGACCATCCGCGCGTGGACCAGACGCTGGCGCAACTGCGCACCCTGATCGGCGAATTCGGGCGCGCGCACGTGGGCAGCGTCCTCCAGAGCTACCTGTACCGCAGCCTGAAAGACCGCGAGGGTCTGGACGACATCAAGCCCAACCTGCGCTTCGTGAAGGGCGCGTACCTGGAGCCCGAGACGGTCGCCTACCCCGACAAGGCCGACGTGGACGCCAACTACCGCCGCCTGGTGTACCAGCACCTCAAGAGCGGGGCCTACACCAACGTCGCCACCCACGACGAGCGCCTGATCGAGGACGTGAAGCGCTTCGTACTCGCGCACGGTATCGGCAAGGACCAGTTCGAGTTCCAGCTGCTGTACGGCATCCGGCGTGACCTGCAAAAGCAGCTCGTGAAGGACGGCTACCGCGTGCGCGTGTACCTGCCCTACGGCCGCGACTGGTACCCGTACTTCTCGCGCCGCATCGCCGAGCGCCCCAGCAATGCGCTGTTCGTGCTCCAGGGCATGCTCAAGGGCTGA
- the pruA gene encoding L-glutamate gamma-semialdehyde dehydrogenase, with protein sequence MIKVQDYRPQSFIDFTQPENVKAYQDALKKVRAELVGKHYPVVIDGVAVETAEKIESRNPCDTAELVGTTGKATTQDAQKALDGAWKAFESWKKWDMDARARVLLKAAAILKRRRLEACALMSIEVGKNYAEADVEVAEAIDFLEYYARSAMKYAGFGSSETTWFEGEENGLMSIPLGVGVSISPWNFPCAIYLGMLAAPIVAGNCVIAKPAEDAGLIAGFVTEIMYEAGLPAGVLQFLPGVGKEVGEFLTTHAKTRFVTFTGSRAVGLHINEVAAKVQPGQKWLKRVIMELGGKDAMIVDETADLDVAITAAVQGAFGFNGQKCSAMSRLVVVDEVYDAVVNGFVERTRALKMGTGEENANVTAVVNQMSFDKVKSYLDLAPQEGTVLLGGQAPGEYGGTSGYYVQPTIVGDVKRDARMAQEEIFGPVVTVLRARDWQDALDIANSTEYGLTGGVCSRSRERLEQARAEFEVGNLYFNRKITGAIVGVQPFGGYNMSGTDSKAGGPDYLANFMQLKTVTERW encoded by the coding sequence ATGATTAAAGTTCAGGACTACCGCCCGCAGAGCTTCATCGACTTTACGCAGCCCGAGAACGTCAAGGCGTATCAGGACGCCCTGAAGAAGGTCCGCGCCGAACTGGTCGGCAAGCACTACCCGGTCGTCATCGACGGCGTGGCGGTCGAAACGGCAGAAAAGATCGAAAGCCGCAACCCCTGCGACACCGCCGAACTCGTGGGCACGACCGGCAAGGCGACCACCCAGGACGCCCAGAAGGCCCTCGACGGTGCCTGGAAGGCTTTCGAGAGCTGGAAGAAGTGGGACATGGACGCCCGCGCCCGCGTGCTGCTCAAGGCCGCCGCGATCCTGAAGCGCCGCCGCCTGGAAGCCTGCGCCCTGATGAGCATCGAGGTGGGCAAGAACTACGCCGAGGCCGACGTGGAAGTGGCCGAGGCCATCGACTTTCTGGAGTACTACGCCCGCAGCGCCATGAAGTACGCGGGCTTCGGCAGCAGCGAGACGACCTGGTTCGAGGGCGAGGAAAACGGCCTGATGAGTATTCCGCTGGGTGTCGGCGTGAGCATCAGCCCGTGGAATTTCCCCTGCGCGATCTACCTGGGGATGCTGGCCGCGCCCATCGTCGCGGGCAACTGTGTGATCGCCAAGCCGGCCGAGGACGCGGGCCTCATCGCGGGCTTCGTCACCGAGATCATGTACGAGGCCGGGCTGCCCGCCGGGGTCCTCCAGTTCCTGCCGGGGGTGGGCAAGGAAGTCGGCGAGTTCCTGACCACGCATGCCAAGACCCGCTTCGTCACCTTCACGGGCAGCCGGGCGGTGGGCCTGCACATCAACGAGGTGGCGGCCAAGGTGCAGCCGGGCCAGAAGTGGCTCAAGCGCGTGATCATGGAACTGGGCGGTAAGGACGCCATGATCGTGGACGAGACCGCCGATCTCGACGTGGCGATCACCGCCGCCGTGCAGGGGGCCTTCGGCTTCAACGGCCAGAAGTGCAGCGCCATGAGCCGCCTCGTGGTGGTGGACGAGGTGTACGACGCGGTGGTCAACGGTTTCGTCGAGCGGACCCGCGCGCTGAAGATGGGCACCGGCGAGGAGAACGCCAACGTCACCGCCGTCGTCAACCAGATGAGCTTCGACAAGGTCAAGTCGTACCTCGACCTCGCCCCGCAGGAGGGGACCGTGCTGCTGGGTGGGCAGGCCCCCGGCGAGTACGGCGGCACATCCGGCTATTACGTCCAGCCGACCATCGTGGGCGACGTGAAGCGTGACGCCCGCATGGCGCAGGAGGAAATCTTCGGGCCGGTCGTGACCGTGCTGCGCGCCAGGGACTGGCAGGACGCCCTCGATATCGCCAACTCGACCGAGTACGGCCTGACTGGCGGCGTGTGCAGCCGCAGCCGCGAGCGGCTGGAGCAGGCCCGCGCCGAGTTCGAGGTGGGCAACCTGTACTTCAACCGCAAGATCACCGGGGCCATCGTGGGCGTGCAGCCCTTCGGCGGGTACAACATGAGCGGCACCGACTCCAAGGCGGGCGGCCCGGACTACCTCGCCAACTTCATGCAGCTCAAGACCGTGACCGAGCGCTGGTAA
- a CDS encoding alpha/beta hydrolase, with translation MAPSSVSRPRRAAPGRLLALGLGALAAAALLASCSGARLESAALGLVNSTNSPRGLKVVRDQPYGPDPRNRLDVYAPPSARNVPTVLFVHGGSWQGGDKADYQFVGESLARAGYVTGVMSYRLAPQNRYPTYVQDVAAALKWLRDNAQVYGGRPDDLFVTGHSAGAFNAVEAVDNARWLAEAGVPVSAVRGVIGIAGPYSYDFREFPSRVAFPEGATPDEVMPDRHVRPDAPPHLLLVAANDTTVYPQNALNMEAALRKAGIPVTRTVLPGLNHVTIIGAAARNLTFLGATREQMIAFIEARRLR, from the coding sequence ATGGCTCCGTCGTCCGTTTCCCGCCCGCGCCGCGCCGCGCCGGGCCGCCTGCTCGCGCTGGGGCTGGGCGCACTCGCCGCCGCGGCCCTGCTGGCCTCGTGTTCCGGCGCCCGTCTGGAGAGCGCCGCCCTTGGTCTCGTCAACTCGACCAACAGTCCGCGGGGTCTGAAGGTCGTCCGGGATCAGCCCTATGGTCCCGACCCGCGCAACCGGCTCGACGTGTACGCGCCCCCGAGTGCCCGCAACGTCCCCACCGTGCTGTTCGTCCACGGCGGCTCGTGGCAGGGAGGCGACAAGGCGGACTACCAGTTCGTGGGCGAGAGTCTGGCCCGCGCCGGGTACGTGACCGGTGTCATGAGCTACCGGCTCGCGCCGCAGAACCGCTACCCGACCTACGTACAGGACGTGGCGGCGGCCCTGAAGTGGTTGCGGGACAACGCCCAGGTGTACGGCGGCCGCCCCGACGACCTGTTCGTGACCGGGCATTCGGCCGGGGCCTTCAACGCGGTCGAGGCGGTGGACAATGCCCGCTGGCTGGCCGAGGCCGGCGTGCCGGTGTCGGCGGTGCGCGGCGTGATCGGGATCGCCGGCCCGTATTCCTACGACTTCCGCGAGTTCCCGAGCCGCGTGGCCTTCCCGGAGGGGGCTACCCCGGACGAGGTCATGCCCGACCGTCACGTGCGCCCCGACGCGCCGCCGCACCTGCTGTTGGTGGCCGCCAACGACACGACCGTCTACCCCCAGAATGCCCTCAACATGGAAGCGGCGCTCAGGAAGGCGGGCATTCCGGTCACGCGGACCGTCCTGCCTGGCCTGAACCACGTCACCATCATCGGAGCGGCGGCGCGCAACCTGACCTTCCTGGGGGCGACGCGCGAGCAGATGATCGCCTTCATCGAGGCGCGCCGGCTGCGTTAG